TTCTGATGGGAGTATAGATGGTAATAAAGTAGATGGTATTAACGGTAATCAAATTGTAGATAAAAGTATTAGTTCTCTACAAATAGGGAATGAAGCAGTTGGTACTGCTCAAATAGCATTAGCAAGTATTGGTAACGCACAGATAGATAGACTATCAGCAAATAAATTAGTTGTAGATACAGCAGATATAAAAGATGGTGCTATACAACATGCTAAGCTTGGAGATGCAGTAATAGAGAGTGCAAATATAGCTGATGAAGCGGTTACAAGTGCCAAGATACAAAATGAAGCAGTAGGTACTGCACAGATAGCAAAAGAAGCTGTAGGAAACGCACAGATAGCTAATATGGATGTAAGTAAATTAAACGCTGGTGACTTGAACGCAGATATAATTCATATGGTCAGCGGAGATAATAGATTACAATTAAAGGGTAATAAACTACAATTATTTGCAGATAACAATGGACAGCAAGAAAGGGTGTTATTAGGGCAACAAGACAATGGAGATTATGGATTATTGGTAAGAGGTTCAGATGGTCAGACGGTTTTGTTTAACGAAAATGGACAGACTAAGGAAGGGTTTACAGATGGATATGGGAAACTAGATGATAAATCCTTAGACCCCAAAAAAATAGACATAGAAAAAGTCGTTACAGAAATTAACGGAGCAACTACCAAAATACAAAGTTCTAGTGTTATAGTAGATAATAAAAGTTTAGATACTAAATTTACAGAGATAACGGAAACTGTAGATAATATTCAAATAGGTGGTACTAATTTATTAAGAAATAGTGACTTTTCTAAAGGTGAAAATTTTTGGAACAATATAACTGAAATTGTGGATGATAGTATCTATGGAAAAATGGCTTTGTATAATTTACAAAGTGCCCAAGCTTTAGGAGTGCAGAGTTTATTAATACAACATGGCACATATACGATGTCTGCTATAGTTAAAGCGAATGATTTTAGTAAAGTTACAGGTATTGGATTTGTATTTTTCTATACAGATAATAGTTATACTGACTATACATGGGAAGGTCATCAATGGATTGATTTAGGCAATGGTTATAAAAAAGTAATAACTACAGGTGCTACAGATACTAATAAAACGCTTAGTAGAGTAGATATAAGGATATATACTCAAGGGAATAATACATTACAATTTCAAGTAGGAAAAATGAAATTTGAAAAAGGTAATAAGGCTACCGATTGGAGTCCAGCACCAGAAGATGTTCAAACTCAAATAGATACTAATACAACCAATATAGAAGAAACAGCGACCCAAATAGGGTTTAACTTAGAGAGTCAAACATGGAGACAAACTGACAACTTAGAAACCTTCAAGGATTTTCAAACTTTTCTACAGGCTCAAAAGGGGAAAATATTAGCTAGTGTTTCCGAAACCGATATAGAAGGATTATTAATTAAGTGGACTAATATTGTGGGAGTATCTATAAATGGTACAACTCTTACAGCTACAGGAGCAAATAATAATTGGGGTAGTACTGGTTGTAGTTCTATACAAACGTTAAGTAATGGACAATATGTAGAATGTGTTCTTAATGCTCAATCTAAAAGAGGTATGATTGGTTTGAGTCATACTGATATAGACCAGAATTATAATACTATACAATTTGCTTTATACCCAGATTTAGATGGTAATAATAACCCTAGTGATTGGGTAGTGTATGAAAATGGTACATGGACTAAAGATTTAGGAAATTGGAATGTAGGAGACACAGGAAGAATTGCTATAGAAGATAATAAAATAAATTATTATATAAATGGTAATTTAAAGTATACAAGTACCCAAACACCTACATTACCATTAGTAGTAGATACAGCTTTTTATATTCCTAATACTCAATTTGTAGATGTAAAAATAGATTCTTTAGTAAATATAAAGTCCACTATAGAACAGAGCCCAGATGCAGTAAAGATAGGATTTAACGGCATAACCAATAAAATACAAATGGATACTAGTGGTTTACATATAAATGATGGTGCTATAGATATAAAAAACAATGTTGGAAATGTGGTATTTAGTTCAGATAGTAATGGTGACTTGAATTTGAGGGGATCAATTACACACTATGACAGTAACGGTCAACCAGCAATTCAGATACTTAATAATAGTCTTAAGGTTTATGATTGGTCAAGAAGTGGAGATTTTGTTGGTGGAGTGCAAAGTTATACAAATACTGGAGGAGCTTATGCTGGTCGTGGTGGTATAGAAGTTTATGCGGATCAAGGTAATCCACTTTCATTATCATATAGCACCAATACAGGAACATATACATTTTTAAAATTAGATGATACAAAGCAAGAAACCGGAAACATGGCAAGAGGGGCGTTTTTAGAAAATGTGGATTTTGTAAACTATTCAAGGCAATATTTTTATGGAAGTGATTTTAGCATCCCTTGTGGATCAGTTGGTCTGAGTGGCGATAATGATTTATGGGTAAGTACTAAGCAAGGCTATAATATTATACTAGGATATTATCAAAACAATGACGGCGGTGGAAATAGTGGAGTTTATACAAAAGTTACCAGTACAGAATTAACTCAACGGGGTGATATTTGGTGTACTGGTAAATTCTATAGTGCTAACGGAGATGGTGGTGCTTATTATTTAATACCAAGAACTAACCAAGATTCCACAGGAATACAATTATTCTACGAAAATGGTGGCAATCTTATATGGCAAAAGAATAACGGAGAACTAAGGTATTCTGTAGGAATTAATGCATCTGATAAGGCATTAAAGAAAAATATAGTAGATAGTACTGAAAATTATTTAGATATAGTAAATAAATTCAAACTCCATGAATTCGATTATAATGGAAAAATGGGTACAGAAGGACATGTTAAAGCTGGAATAATAACCCAAGAAGCAGAAAAAATAAATAAGGGCTTTACACAAACTTGGGCTAAAGATATAGATGATACAGAATATAAATGCCCGAATTGGTCAGCTATAAGTCCATACTTAATTGGGGCGATACAGCAGTTAAGTAATAAAAATAATCAGCTTGAAAAAGAAAACAACGCTTTAAAAGAAAGGTTAGATCAATTAGAGAATAAAATAAATAAATTATTGGAGGAATAAAAAATGGATAATATTGATACAAATTTAAAAGTAACACCAAAATCTGATGTAGTAAATGTAAGCGATACTACTGTAGACGCATTAGATATATTATGTAAAATGCCTAGTAGGGAATACGATGTAGGTTCAACTCACTACGCATTGGCATTATATGCGCAGGAAAACAAAGATGTGTGTCCAGATTTAATAGAGACAATGAATCTAGGCGCTGGAGATATTTTTTATCTATATGATACAACTAAGCTACTGTATTATGCAGTAGATGCAATAAAAAGATTAAATTTAAAAATTACAGATCTAGAAACAGAAATAGAAACATTAAAAAAATAAATAATAATTTAAAGAGGGCAGGAGCAATTCTTGCCCTCTTTAAAGGAGGTCGAAAATGGATGTAAAAGGGTATGTAACAAAGGAAGAATTTAATTTAGAGATAGAGTTATTAAAAGATAAAATAAATGGTTTAGAAAAAAGCAAAGCAGATAAAGAAATTATTGCAGAAATAAGAGAACAAATTAGTATACTTGGCACTAAAATAACAGACATGAAAGAATCACGACTAGAATTCAAAGAAGATCTAGATAAGCTTAATTTAAAAATACAAGATAATAATATAAACAATATAAAAATACAAGAGCAGCAGCAACAAAATAAACAACAATTATTAGAAGTTAAAGATACTATTAAAAATTTAAATATAAATTTAGTTGATCTAAAAAGTACATTAGACAACAGCTTGTGGAATACATTTTGTAGATTATATAGCAAATATAAAAGTGTAAAAATAATTACTCTTATATGTATTATAGTTTTTGTAACATTACTTATAAGTGCATTATTTTTTTATACAGCTAATGCAGATTATGCAGAGAAATTTAAAGATTTATATACATTTTTTAAAGGTGGGTTAAAATGATAACTATACTTCAAATAATATTATTAAATTCTTTAGAAACAATATTTCTATTTTTATTTATATTATTTAGCTATACTGGGAGAACAAAAATAAATAAAAAAGATATTGTGCTGATGATATTAATAAGTATAAGTTCTAACTTTATACAAACATATGGTTTACCTACAATATTTTCAAATATTATAGGTATATTTTTATATTATATAATATTTAGATTCTTTTATTTTAAAGATAAAAAATTAAAATTATTACAAATAATAATTTTATCATTTGTAAGTTTACTATTTATTCAAATAACTACTTATACACCTTTAATTTTATTTTTGAATTTAAACATAATTATTATACAGAACAATGTATTTTATTTATTTTTAATAAGGATACCAATAGACCTAATATGTTTTGTTATTTTATTATTTAAAAAAGAAAGGATGGATGAAAATGAAAACAGGAGAATTATTGATTAAAATAGGAAATAAATTATTTAAAAGCTCAAATAAAAGAGTTGTGATAGCTACATTTATTATACCTACTATAATACTTAAAGTGAGCACAGTACCTTGTTGGTGGCTTTTCGGAAAGCCAAGAAAACCAAGGTGTTTTAAATAATGTATAGACTATTAGCTTTTAAAATAGCTAAATGTATAGCTAATAAAGAAAATACAGATCACTTTATAAGACATGGGTATTACTATGTGTTGTTATTATTAATAAGTACTATAGGGGAGATAGCATTAATATTATTGCTGTCTCTTTTATTATGTTGCTTTAAGTATACAGTAGTTGTTTTAGTTACTTTTATTATCTTAAGACTTAGATTCAATACATACCATTGTCGCAAGATGAAGACTTGTACTATTTTTTCTTTGTTCTTTATTATATT
The Clostridium felsineum DSM 794 DNA segment above includes these coding regions:
- a CDS encoding phage tail spike protein, yielding MVLLLDTSRNKIGNIDVYKDMSITKEVKKLDNLSIYIPITDPNYNVVAEEYYIRTKDNEYVIKEININDDNYKELYCEVNVEELKGTLVEDFNQVQGQCEGTANLALSYTNGWSVAYCDVNKKRNVVKKQCTVYDIIQEIQDIYKCDIVFNAINKEIFIYQSVGSDKGVYFTEELNLKQLQLQSNTNDYITQLIPIGNNNMTIESVNNNLKYISNYQYTTKVIQAYWIDNRYTIPQDLYEDAVERLNELSKPKRSYSVSVIDLAKINKDYAILDFDIGDSITLLSKSKKIRDNQRIKKITIYPDEPEKNTVEISNILDNIEDLITRFDNTSNTVDTVTNSDGSIDGNKVDGINGNQIVDKSISSLQIGNEAVGTAQIALASIGNAQIDRLSANKLVVDTADIKDGAIQHAKLGDAVIESANIADEAVTSAKIQNEAVGTAQIAKEAVGNAQIANMDVSKLNAGDLNADIIHMVSGDNRLQLKGNKLQLFADNNGQQERVLLGQQDNGDYGLLVRGSDGQTVLFNENGQTKEGFTDGYGKLDDKSLDPKKIDIEKVVTEINGATTKIQSSSVIVDNKSLDTKFTEITETVDNIQIGGTNLLRNSDFSKGENFWNNITEIVDDSIYGKMALYNLQSAQALGVQSLLIQHGTYTMSAIVKANDFSKVTGIGFVFFYTDNSYTDYTWEGHQWIDLGNGYKKVITTGATDTNKTLSRVDIRIYTQGNNTLQFQVGKMKFEKGNKATDWSPAPEDVQTQIDTNTTNIEETATQIGFNLESQTWRQTDNLETFKDFQTFLQAQKGKILASVSETDIEGLLIKWTNIVGVSINGTTLTATGANNNWGSTGCSSIQTLSNGQYVECVLNAQSKRGMIGLSHTDIDQNYNTIQFALYPDLDGNNNPSDWVVYENGTWTKDLGNWNVGDTGRIAIEDNKINYYINGNLKYTSTQTPTLPLVVDTAFYIPNTQFVDVKIDSLVNIKSTIEQSPDAVKIGFNGITNKIQMDTSGLHINDGAIDIKNNVGNVVFSSDSNGDLNLRGSITHYDSNGQPAIQILNNSLKVYDWSRSGDFVGGVQSYTNTGGAYAGRGGIEVYADQGNPLSLSYSTNTGTYTFLKLDDTKQETGNMARGAFLENVDFVNYSRQYFYGSDFSIPCGSVGLSGDNDLWVSTKQGYNIILGYYQNNDGGGNSGVYTKVTSTELTQRGDIWCTGKFYSANGDGGAYYLIPRTNQDSTGIQLFYENGGNLIWQKNNGELRYSVGINASDKALKKNIVDSTENYLDIVNKFKLHEFDYNGKMGTEGHVKAGIITQEAEKINKGFTQTWAKDIDDTEYKCPNWSAISPYLIGAIQQLSNKNNQLEKENNALKERLDQLENKINKLLEE
- a CDS encoding accessory gene regulator B family protein, which translates into the protein MYRLLAFKIAKCIANKENTDHFIRHGYYYVLLLLISTIGEIALILLLSLLLCCFKYTVVVLVTFIILRLRFNTYHCRKMKTCTIFSLFFIILLSFISKFISTYNINFIVSGSCTTLLFILLINQNKVQGILKEMEGFF